One window of the Pseudomonadota bacterium genome contains the following:
- a CDS encoding tetratricopeptide repeat protein translates to MADSQDFENACMSLFEELKRRNVFRVGIAYAVTSWLLLQVADIVLENIAAPGWVMQVFMLALGLGFPLALFFAWAFELTPAGLKKEKDVDRTASITSQTGRKLDYIIIAVMALALSYFIWESRFSSSESADGATVEEAVASGEKSIAVLPFINMSDDPANAYFSDGISEELLNVLVKVEGLRVASRTSSFAFRENKGISIPEIARELNVDHVLEGSVRKAGNKVRVTAQLIDVRTDRHLWSATYDRELEDIFAIQDEISEKIVQALKIALGADEQQAMAHVGKPTDNLEAYEFYLRGRYFWQRRGEENIRRAISLFEQATALDSQFARAWSSLAAAHTTLPTYSDAPREVQHPLAVEAAQKALILDDSLAEAHAVLGDMARMNKKWLEAQAYYLRAIDSEPKNSTAHLWYAEHLMSVGRVRDAQEENLIAYQLDPLHPGTNANLAQVYMWLNDPENAMKFGAAAWDMGHRSGLWVLTLTNLELGNVDRAIELAGQFDEQIGTLNLKLLVEAKIDAMKRPTYLKFLAENERDLSFTVAAATYVEFGLMDDAYRLADRTMESFYANAPWVFWIPEMALFRQDSRFADLVTELGLVDYWREYGWPDACQPAGQNLSCQ, encoded by the coding sequence TTGGCCGATTCACAGGATTTTGAGAACGCTTGCATGTCGTTATTCGAAGAACTCAAACGCCGCAACGTCTTCCGCGTCGGTATTGCCTACGCGGTGACTTCCTGGCTACTGCTGCAAGTTGCCGACATCGTGTTGGAAAACATCGCCGCGCCGGGTTGGGTGATGCAGGTGTTCATGCTCGCGTTGGGTTTGGGTTTTCCGCTCGCCTTGTTTTTCGCCTGGGCCTTTGAGTTAACGCCCGCGGGTCTCAAAAAGGAAAAGGATGTAGATCGCACGGCGTCGATAACGTCGCAAACAGGCCGCAAGCTGGACTACATCATTATTGCCGTGATGGCGCTGGCGCTGAGCTATTTCATCTGGGAGTCGCGGTTCAGCTCGAGCGAAAGTGCGGATGGTGCAACTGTTGAGGAAGCTGTGGCGAGCGGGGAGAAGTCGATTGCGGTGTTGCCGTTCATTAATATGTCCGACGACCCGGCAAATGCATATTTTTCCGATGGAATCTCGGAAGAGCTGCTGAATGTTTTGGTCAAGGTCGAGGGGCTAAGAGTGGCATCGCGAACTTCCTCGTTTGCCTTTAGAGAAAACAAGGGGATCAGTATCCCTGAAATAGCCAGGGAGCTGAATGTAGATCATGTACTCGAGGGTAGTGTTCGCAAGGCCGGCAACAAGGTGCGGGTCACCGCGCAGTTAATCGATGTGCGCACCGATCGCCACCTTTGGTCGGCGACTTATGATCGCGAACTCGAAGATATTTTCGCGATCCAGGATGAGATTTCTGAAAAAATCGTGCAAGCGCTCAAGATCGCGCTGGGGGCGGATGAGCAGCAGGCGATGGCTCATGTCGGGAAGCCCACCGATAATCTGGAAGCCTACGAGTTTTATCTTAGGGGTCGTTATTTCTGGCAGCGCCGTGGGGAGGAAAATATCCGGCGTGCAATTAGCCTATTCGAGCAGGCAACAGCGCTCGACTCACAGTTTGCCCGGGCCTGGTCGAGCCTGGCGGCTGCGCACACTACCTTGCCGACCTATTCCGACGCACCAAGAGAGGTGCAACATCCACTCGCGGTGGAAGCGGCACAAAAGGCGCTTATCCTTGATGATTCCCTGGCAGAAGCCCACGCGGTGCTGGGTGATATGGCTCGGATGAACAAAAAATGGCTTGAAGCACAAGCATATTATTTGCGCGCCATTGACAGCGAACCAAAAAATTCAACCGCACACCTTTGGTATGCGGAGCATCTGATGTCAGTTGGTCGCGTCCGCGATGCCCAGGAAGAAAACCTGATTGCATATCAGCTGGATCCGCTGCATCCAGGCACGAACGCCAATTTGGCCCAGGTTTATATGTGGCTGAACGACCCTGAAAATGCGATGAAATTTGGCGCGGCTGCCTGGGATATGGGTCATCGTTCGGGTTTGTGGGTGCTGACGCTGACAAACCTGGAACTCGGGAATGTGGACCGGGCGATAGAGTTGGCGGGCCAGTTTGACGAACAGATAGGCACCTTAAACCTGAAATTACTGGTTGAAGCGAAAATTGATGCGATGAAACGGCCTACCTATCTGAAATTCCTGGCGGAGAATGAGCGGGACTTGAGTTTTACTGTTGCGGCTGCAACCTATGTCGAATTTGGTTTGATGGATGATGCCTATCGTTTGGCTGATCGGACGATGGAATCGTTTTACGCCAATGCTCCGTGGGTTTTCTGGATTCCCGAAATGGCCTTATTTCGACAGGACTCGCGGTTTGCAGATCTTGTTACTGAGTTGGGACTGGTGGATTACTGGCGGGAATATGGCTGGCCGGATGCCTGCCAGCCTGCCGGTCAGAACCTTAGCTGCCAGTAG